In a genomic window of Clavelina lepadiformis chromosome 7, kaClaLepa1.1, whole genome shotgun sequence:
- the LOC143464815 gene encoding serum response factor-binding protein 1-like gives MDINNEMILMRKDIKKAKAQVIARLVRHMQSLRSKKGSEQQLLKNSSRAERLFEEIQILKVTKPDDIFKFLLTSDACIQDVSRADIALRDRVFIRVGLVPFIKTRLFSIREQVSDFNKTRSKNEIISSIEVMKKIAKMEYHPGKNKDSTTDDSVKKSNINNNTREEDEENDLEEQSELDNLSDSPIPSSNELASSVPVLCCNDDEQPAGTFCDSNMDILQDNPCTDSNEDHTNINPLETCKSNVESFNNATKRKFDFLSTNTTDVSEILENIGQGFFDSDEEALDHGDPDKSIGNDSEEDLFFCDQTVSRTHCVSKRRKASLNYDGDEVSSVKSAFVDSLTPSKSDVVKPALTKGRKKNRLGQRERKLLYGNHTQNQVDTGSKQRSTSSFRNETKKIKDNEPCDLHPSWQASRLKKTQNVIHAFKGTHVRFDDSD, from the exons atgGATATAAATAATGAG ATGATTTTAATGAGGAAAGATATCAAGAAGGCCAAAGCACAAGTTATAGCAAGACTAGTTCGGCATATGCAAAGCTTAAGATCCAAAAA GGGAAGTGAACAACAGCTACTAAAGAACAGCAGCAGAGCCGAAAGACTTTTTGAAGAGATACAAATACTTAAG GTTACCAAGCCTGATGACATATTCAAGTTTCTCCTAACTTCAGATGCTTGTATTCAAGATGTTAGCAGAGCAGACATAGCACTTCGGGACCGTGTTTTTATTCGAGTTGGTCTTGTACCATTTATTAAAACAAG GTTGTTCTCGATTAGAGAGCAGGTTAGtgatttcaacaaaacaagaaGCAAGAATGAAATCATTTCCTCAATAGAagtgatgaaaaaaattgcaaaaatggaATATCATCCAG GAAAAAATAAAGACTCGACCACTGATGATTCAGTAAAGAAGTCCAACATAAATAACAATACACGCGaagaagatgaagaaaatGATTTGGAAGAACAGAGTGAACTTGACAATCTTTCTGATTCTCCAATACCATCTTCGAATGAACTTGCTTCTTCCGTGCCAGTTTTGTGTTGTAATGATGATGAGCAACCTGCTGGCACTTTTTGCGATTCGAACATGGACATTCTGCAGGACAATCCATGTACTGACAGTAACGAAGATCATACTAATATTAACCCGCTTGAGACGTGCAAATCAAACGTGGAAAGCTTTAACAACGCAACAAAAAG aaagtttgattttttatcaaCAAATACAACTGATGTGTCGGAAATCCTTGAAAATATCGGCCAAGGATTTTTTGACAGTGATGAGGAAGCCCTAGATCATGGTGATCCTGATAAAAGCATTGGCAATGATAGCGAAGAAGATCTATTTTTCTGTGATCAAACAG TGTCTCGTACACATTGTGTTTCGAAAAGAAGAAAAGCTTCCTTAAATTATGATGGTGATGAAGTGTCAAGCGTTAAGTCAGCGTTTGTCGATTCTTTAACACCGAGCAAATCAGATGTTGTCAAACCCGCTTTAACAAAAG GAAGGAAAAAAAATCGTCTTGGCCAAAGAGAGAGAAAGCTATTATACGGAAATCACACCCAAAATCAAGTTGATACGGGCAGCAAGCAACGATCCACGAGCTCTTTCCGTAACGAAACTAAAAAGATAAAAGACAACGAACCTTGTGATTTGCATCCGTCCTGGCAAGCGAGTCGATTAAAGAAAACGCAAAATGTTATTCATGCTTTTAAAGGAACGCACGTTCGATTCGACGATAGCGATTAA
- the LOC143464816 gene encoding uncharacterized protein LOC143464816, producing the protein MSNQAWFVALFAGMLIASMIDVSESRTPNVLKRLVEHTRQRRQATNHRIKRQSDEPSGTPAQDYISHSSHPLSSLSYGQLQHGSSYSLSDDSSASSSDNGGSSASYNFPDRIAYASLTDPAATLSPSRPPSSAKPSTYGSQYNSASYGQRPYSSSYGASQQQASRGYMGQGSNPYAAGSSSGSYSPMGSYAYGTRGGGYAQQQQPQQQQQGYAGMSTYSMYQPQYAGYAGQMSGVPMSPYKYGQNSVGYNPYGTTGGGYQGMTSYGQAGYPTGGNGYPYQESNPYGQGGGYQSAMGSPYAYTGSQNAARSPYGQSASSSSMSYYNRYGGGGYAGGMTAGGTSGMNSYGGNYDFSETYTGHTAPDGGSEGTDIRIGSSSTRYNPSTVESGRSSQSAQAGHSSSAYPYGSTSGQANYASYPSGSSSYPAMSGYNTPSGRQSSYYQGSQGSMTQYTGTNRMGVGYAQSRSQEAGNGYGQGMSHATGGNYGQAIPSRTGYGQSNLHGTSMGYGQSSSSGTGYQQGVGMGYRQGNTLGSSSTNEQSYNYGERAGAGQYGSTSRTANAPSSNSQYYSGTSSQGSSSHYSRVAGGTGTSSSQYLPSSGSQNAYGGNYGGVQSSASYPYGSSSQSGVSSQQYGNPRGLGQERQQSESHGTTNSGAGTNYETHSPSSSYQNGIPRLSGVANSNMYNGNADPSASIYRQEDAHAEKAVENSNSYPGLTAQSNDVSYPVPQENPQDLSQYSGTDGTTYSDRGSPYDALPSSESQRLYSQSSSSEQGSSEQLANSQTSYDQGTQYGSSNSYGQSEYGGRSDSEASRTQYPLGSNSVESARDVPTETEQKPIQSASSEYYQARPSETYSSSSSSSGSDASSQNNFGIGPSYGSYQDNSIPSRATASETNDENGNGEDTNSLYIVPSRSRGRDRSPAGEATDNNQVSQSSPQSPSGQSDTSQQTSNFASYASYGQEENAYQAGYDDPYSDGYTNEDYNGPSDTGGDDNTNESGTNVQSQSETQDGSVGQESSYYQSVQTGVQAESHNSVSDVSASVSNEDADARQQFQPSEIYEDQTGTLILQRTNRRNNMAENVESQEEITQTSPPPLLPDLKLDHRKLFTHFFLDRNTPYRSLMCAKEEGCLPSDNSRFYTQSKKLLRFQTTVRNIGKAPFLPALKKKDWTWHQCHNHSHSMKIFTHYDLLNVTTREKEAEGHKASFCLEDSSCDHGIRKVYNCDKGHQGISPGCEDTYKASIDCQWIDVTNVVEAEYIFRVTINPDRLVPESDYSNNGVECSVEIKRFTANIWNCRFIGV; encoded by the exons ATGTCTAACCAAGCATGGTTTGTAGCGCTATTTGCAGGAATGCTCATTGCAAGTATGATCGATGTTTCTGAAAGCAGGACACCCAACGTGTTGAAAAGACTGGTAGAACATACTCGACAACGACGACAAGCAACCAATCATCGAATAAAGCGACAGAGTGACGAGCCAAGTGGTACCCCAGCCCAGGATTATATTTCTCATTCTTCCCACCCTCTTTCGTCGTTATCTTACGGCCAGCTCCAACATGGCTCATCGTATTCATTGTCTGATGATTCATCAGCCAGCAGCAGTGATAATGGTGGTTCATCTGCCAGCTACAATTTTCCTGATCGAATAGCATACGCTTCTCTCACAGACCCAGCTGCAACGCTCTCCCCAAGTCGACCACCCAGTAGCGCTAAACCCAGCACGTACGGTTCGCAATACAACAGTGCTTCATACGGACAACGCCCTTATAGCAGCTCCTATGGCGCATCTCAACAGCAAGCATCCCGTGGTTACATGGGACAAGGCAGCAATCCTTACGCTGCTGGATCAAGTTCTGGTTCATACTCGCCGATGGGCTCATACGCTTACGGGACAAGAGGAGGAGGATATGCGCAGCAGCAGCAAccacagcagcagcagcaagGATACGCAGGAATGTCCACTTACTCGATGTACCAACCGCAATACGCAGGCTATGCTGGTCAAATGTCAGGGGTGCCAATGAGCCCATATAAATACGGACAAAATTCAGTAGGGTATAATCCTTACGGAACAACTGGTGGCGGGTATCAAGGAATGACCTCATATGGCCAAGCAGGGTATCCTACGGGAGGCAACGGTTACCCGTATCAAGAAAGCAACCCCTACGGACAAGGAGGAGGTTACCAGAGTGCGATGGGAAGTCCTTATGCATACACAGGATCACAAAATGCAGCGAGGAGTCCTTATGGCCAATCAGCATCTTCGTCCTCTATGAGTTACTACAATCGTTACGGAGGTGGAG GTTACGCCGGTGGAATGACGGCAGGCGGTACAAGTGGAATGAATTCCTATGGTGGAAACTATGATTTTAGCGAAACATATACGGGACATACTGCTCCGGATGGCGGTTCGGAGGGTACTGATATTCGCATCGGCAGTTCATCTACAAGGTACAATCCTTCCACCGTTGAAAGTGGAAGATCATCGCAAAGCGCACAAGCTGGTCACAGCTCGTCTGCATATCCGTACGGTAGCACTTCAGGTCAAGCTAATTATGCAAGCTACCCAAGCGGTTCTTCATCATACCCTGCCATGTCCGGGTATAATACGCCGTCGGGTCGTCAGTCGTCATATTACCAAGGATCCCAAGGTTCTATGACGCAATACACGGGCACAAACAGAATGGGTGTGGGTTACGCTCAAAGTCGTTCACAAGAAGCTGGTAATGGCTATGGGCAGGGCATGTCGCATGCAACGGGTGGGAATTATGGTCAGGCCATCCCATCTCGAACTGGATACGGGCAGAGTAATTTGCACGGCACGAGTATGGGATATGGCCAAAGTAGTTCATCAGGAACCGGATATCAGCAGGGAGTGGGTATGGGGTACAGGCAAGGAAACACACTTGGATCAAGTTCAACTAACGAACAATCCTATAACTATGGAGAAAGGGCGGGTGCAGGCCAGTACGGATCGACGAGTAGAACAGCCAACGCACCTTCTTCTAATTCGCAGTATTACAGCGGCACATCCAGTCAAGGATCTTCCAGCCATTACTCAAGAGTGGCAGGTGGAACAGGCACATCTTCATCGCAATATTTACCTTCAAGTGGATCACAAAACGCGTATGGTGGAAATTATGGTGGAGTTCAATCCTCGGCGTCTTATCCTTACGGAAGCAGTTCTCAAAGCGGAGTATCTTCCCAACAGTATGGTAACCCAAGGGGTTTGGGCCAGGAACGTCAGCAAAGTGAATCTCATGGCACGACAAATTCTGGAGCGGGAACCAACTATGAAACACACTCACCAAGTTCATCTTATCAAAACGGTATACCTAGGCTTTCTGGTGTTGCTAACTCAAACATGTATAATGGCAACGCTGATCCATCTGCATCAATATACCGCCAAGAAGATGCTCACGCGGAAAAAGCAGTAGAAAATTCGAATTCGTACCCAGGCCTTACAGCACAGTCGAATGATGTCTCCTATCCCGTACCTCAGGAAAATCCGCAAGATCTTTCACAATATTCTGGTACAGATGGAACAACCTATTCAGACAGAGGTAGTCCTTACGACGCATTACCGAGTTCGGAAAGTCAAAGACTTTATTCACAATCTTCTTCATCAGAGCAAGGCTCGTCTGAACAATTGGCTAACTCGCAAACAAGCTATGACCAAGGAACACAGTATGGGTCGTCTAACAGCTATGGACAGTCAGAATATGGAGGTAGAAGTGATTCTGAAGCTTCCCGCACACAATATCCATTAGGCAGTAACAGTGTAGAAAGTGCACGTGATGTACCAACCGAAACTGAGCAAAAACCTATTCAAAGCGCTTCATCTGAATATTATCAAGCCCGACCTTCTGAAACTTATTCAAGCTCTAGTTCGTCCAGTGGTAGCGACGCTTCTTCACAAAATAATTTCGGAATTGGTCCATCCTACGGAAGTTATCAAGATAACTCAATACCAAGCAG AGCAACGGCATCAGAAACAAACGATGAAAATGGAAATGGTGAAGACACAAATTCTTTATATATTGTACCGTCGCGATCACGTGGACGCGAT CGTTCACCTGCTGGAGAAGCGACTGACAATAATCAAGTCTCTCAATCAAGTCCTCAATCTCCATCAG GTCAGAGCGATACATCGCAACAGACTTCAAACTTCGCTTCCTATGCCTCATATGGACAAGAAGAGAATGCTTATCAAGCAG GTTACGATGATCCGTACTCAGACGGTTACACAAACGAGGATTATAACGGACCCTCTGACACTGGTGGAGATGACAACACGAATGAATCCGGTACAAATGTCCAAAGCCAAAGTG AAACGCAAGATGGATCTGTAGGGCAAGAGTCTTCCTACTATCAATCGGTTCAAACCGGTGTACAAGCAGAATCAC ATAATTCCGTTTCGGATGTTAGTGCATCGGTATCAAATGAAGATGCAGACGCTCGTCAGCAGTTCCAACCGAGTGAAATATACGAAGACCAAACCGGAACATTGATACTGCAAAGAACAAATAGGCGTAACAATATGGCCGAAAACGTTGAAAGCCAGGAAGAGATAACACAAACATCAC CTCCTCCTCTTCTACCTGATTTGAAGCTGGATCATCGCAAATTGTTCACGCACTTCTTTTTGGACCGAAACACACCATACAGGTCGCTCATGTGCGCAAAGGAAGAAGGTTGTTTGCCATCGGATAACAGTCGATTTTACACGCAGTCCAa aaaactGCTTCGTTTTCAAACAACCGTGAGAAACATTGGTAAAGCTCCTTTTCTACCCGCTTTGAAGAAGAAAGATTGGACGTGGCATCAGTGTCATAA CCACTCACACAGCATGAAGATATTTACTCATTACGATCTTTTGAACGTCACAACAAGAGAGAAAGAAGCAGAAGGACATAAAGCAAGTTTTTGCCTTGAAGACAGCTCATGTGATCATGGAATTAGGAAAGT TTACAATTGCGATAAGGGTCATCAAGGAATATCGCCTGGGTGTGAAGATACGTATAAAGCATCCATTGATTGTCAGTGGATTGACGTTACTAATGTTGTAGAAGCGGAATACATTTTCAGA GTAACAATAAACCCGGACCGACTTGTACCTGAGTCAGATTATAGCAACAACGGCGTCGAATGCAGCGTGGAAATTAAGCGCTTCACTGCAAACATTTGGAACTGTCGGTTCATCGGTGTATAA